DNA from Sorangium aterium:
CTCGACACGAGCTCGGACGCGTGGTTCGAGGCGCTCGAGGCGGCGACGGCGCCCCGGGTGCTCCCGCCCCAGGGCGTCGACCCGTACTGCCCCGGGGAGGCGGGCGCGCCGGGCCCCTTCGAGACGGTCGGGCGGCTCGCCCACGAGGCGACGCTCGAGCCGATCGAGGTGACGGTGCTCGAGGACGCCGACGCGGTCGCGCGCTGGGCGGCGTCGGCCGGCTCGCGCTGTCTTCCGAGACGGCCGCGCAGCTCGGGAGTCTGCAAGGGATGCGGTTCGCGGCGGCCCGCTTCGACGCTCCCGGCGGCGCGGCGGTCACGAGGACGCTGCGCGTCGCCATGGGGGGCGGTGAGCCGATCCTGCCGCTGTCGCTGGCCGCGGCGGGCGCGGGCGACGTGCAGGTGACGGCGTGGCTGCTCGGCGACGGCCGGGGCGCGCTCTCGGGCGCGGCGCCGGTGACGCTCCCGCCGGCCTCGCTGAGCTGGGACGCGAGCGCGCAGCGCAGCGATTACGCGGAGCTCCGCGCCGGGGCCCTCGGCCAGGCGGGGCTCCGCGGGGCGCTCGTCGAGGGCGCGGGCCACGAGGCGCTGAGCCGCCGCATCTCCCTCGGCAGCGACAGCGTGGACAGCGTGATCGAGGCCTATTTCGCGCGCGCGAGCGCGTACGGCGACATCGGCGATGCGCCGGGGACGTGCGCCGCGGTCGCCGCGGCCGCGCTGGAGTCGACCCTCAAGGTCGCCGCGAGCTGCCCGCGCGCCGCCCACGGCGTTGTCGATGGCGCGCTGGACTGCGCGGAGTCGCCCCGGAGGGACGAGACCGATCCCGATCTCCTGCGCTGCGGTCCGGCCGCCGACGATCTCGCGGTCGGGCTCTCCGGGCTCGCGCCGTCGTCGGTGTGGCTGACCCGCGTCTCGCTCCGGCTCGCGGCCGGGCAGCCCGGCGCGGACTGGCCGCTGACCTTCGGGGAGGGCGCCGCGATCTCGCCGGTCGTGAGGGCCGCGAGCGTCCGTGTGGACGAGTGCTCCGGCGAGGCCGGCGCCGGCGGCGCGGGCGGCTCGTCGGGCGTGGGCGGGCCCGACGGCCTGGGCGGCGGGCCCGACGGTCTGGGCGGCGGGCCGGGCAGCGGCGGATCTGGCCCGGCCAGCGGCTCGTCCGGCGCCGGGAACCCGCCGATTGACGATTACTACGACGAGCCGGCCGCCGACGTGGGCTGCGGCTGCTCCGGCACCGCCGAGACGGTGGTCGTGGACGACGTCGAACCGCAGGACGTCGACGACGACGAGTACTACGCGGAGGACGACGGCTGCAGCGGCGACACGAGCGAGCCGGCGCCCGAGGACGAGTACTACGCGGAGGACGACGGCTGCAGCGGCGACACGAGCGAGTCCGAGGACGAGTACTACGCGGAGGACGACGGCTGCAGCGGCGACACGAGCGAGTCCGAGGACGAGTACTACGCGGAGGACGACGGCTGCAGCGGCGACACGAGCGAGTCCGAGGACGCCGAGTCGGAGGACTGCTCGATCGCGCGCGAGCGGCAGCCGAGCGCCCGGAAGAAGCGCGGGCCGAAGCTGTCGGTGATGGCGCTCGGGATGTTCGCGATGATCGCGCCCCTCCGGCGCGCGAGCCGGCCGCGGAAGGGCGGCGAGAACGGCGGGCGGTAGGCCGCGCGGCGGCGCTCCGGGAGGGGGGCGCACCGGAGGGGCGGTTCCCGTGGCATACTCCCGGGCGAGGTCATGACGTGAACGCGCCCGCCCGCCGGCTCTCCTTCACTTACGCCGACTACCTCGAGCAGGAGCGGGCGAGCCCGACGAAGCACGAGTTCCTCGGCGGCGAGATCTTCGACATGGCCGGCGGCACGCCGGAGCACGCGCGGCTCGCGGCGCGGGTGACCGTGGCGCTCGGCGCGCAGCTCGGCCGGCGCCCGTGCGAGGTGTTCTCGTCCGACCTCCGCGTGCGCGTGC
Protein-coding regions in this window:
- a CDS encoding DUF2330 domain-containing protein, which codes for MPRRSLAVALSSSVLLSLSGDALATGAWLPGAGQASVEQRVAVAAGPERTTLWTSLRFQGASGPVALVVPVPPLAALDTSSDAWFEALEAATAPRVLPPQGVDPYCPGEAGAPGPFETVGRLAHEATLEPIEVTVLEDADAVARWAASAGSRCLPRRPRSSGVCKGCGSRRPASTLPAARRSRGRCASPWGAVSRSCRCRWPRRARATCR